One Nerophis ophidion isolate RoL-2023_Sa linkage group LG06, RoL_Noph_v1.0, whole genome shotgun sequence genomic region harbors:
- the LOC133554111 gene encoding lithostathine-1-like isoform X2, which yields MAFTPSAFFLLCGIAGLMTGAWSLPTDGCCPEGWTQLDDHCYVFQDDLRTFADAESVCNVLGGNLVSITSYVDNLVVVALAKEGGVAFTWIGLHDAIEKGDFLWTDGTDFEFDNFAENQPDFDGACVELSVADGTFFDKDCTFEQSSVCIRDTFFCDSH from the exons ATGGCATTCACTCCAAGCGCCTTCTTCCTCCTTTGTGGGATCGCCGGACTGATGACTGGAGCA TGGTCCTTGCCTACCG ATGGTTGCTGTCCTGAGGGCTGGACTCAGTTGGACGATCACTGTTACGTCTTCCAAGATGACCTCCGAACTTTTGCAGATGCAGAG AGCGTTTGCAACGTTCTTGGTGGGAATCTGGTCTCCATCACCAGTTATGTGGACAATCTGGTCGTTGTCGCACTGGCTAAAGAAGGGGGTGTGGCCTTCACCTGGATTGGACTACATGATGCCATTGAG AAGGGAGACTTTCTTTGGACTGACGGCACAGACTTTGAGTTTGATAATTTTGCCGAAAACCAGCCTGACTTCGATGGCGCCTGTGTTGAGCTCTCGGTGGCTG acGGAACTTTTTTCGACAAAGACTGCACCTTCGAGCAGTCCTCTGTCTGCATCAGAGATACCTTCTTCTGTGACAGCCACTAA
- the LOC133554111 gene encoding lithostathine-1-like isoform X1 yields the protein MAFTPSAFFLLCGIAGLMTGAWSLPTGKNKDGCCPEGWTQLDDHCYVFQDDLRTFADAESVCNVLGGNLVSITSYVDNLVVVALAKEGGVAFTWIGLHDAIEKGDFLWTDGTDFEFDNFAENQPDFDGACVELSVADGTFFDKDCTFEQSSVCIRDTFFCDSH from the exons ATGGCATTCACTCCAAGCGCCTTCTTCCTCCTTTGTGGGATCGCCGGACTGATGACTGGAGCA TGGTCCTTGCCTACCGGTAAGAACAAAG ATGGTTGCTGTCCTGAGGGCTGGACTCAGTTGGACGATCACTGTTACGTCTTCCAAGATGACCTCCGAACTTTTGCAGATGCAGAG AGCGTTTGCAACGTTCTTGGTGGGAATCTGGTCTCCATCACCAGTTATGTGGACAATCTGGTCGTTGTCGCACTGGCTAAAGAAGGGGGTGTGGCCTTCACCTGGATTGGACTACATGATGCCATTGAG AAGGGAGACTTTCTTTGGACTGACGGCACAGACTTTGAGTTTGATAATTTTGCCGAAAACCAGCCTGACTTCGATGGCGCCTGTGTTGAGCTCTCGGTGGCTG acGGAACTTTTTTCGACAAAGACTGCACCTTCGAGCAGTCCTCTGTCTGCATCAGAGATACCTTCTTCTGTGACAGCCACTAA
- the LOC133554112 gene encoding C-type lectin Cal-like produces the protein MAFSLSVFVLLCGISGVLTAGWSPSNLYDYAGCCPKGWTQFNDHCYSLKQPKTFKFAELVCSTLGGHLVSIHSYLENQVVRGLLDEADAKFAWIGLHDPSADGDYQWTDGSIVDFLKFPKRQPDHFGACVGIYAAGKWFVQDCENEEPYVCVRDAQCCGSH, from the exons ATGGCATTTTCTCTCAGTGTATTCGTCCTCCTTTGTGGGATCAGTGGAGTGTTGACCGCAGGT TGGTCTCCGTCCAACCTTTATGATTATG CCGGCTGCTGTCCCAAGGGCTGGACTCAGTTCAACGACCACTGTTACAGCCTCAAACAGCCCAAGACGTTCAAATTTGCAGAG CTTGTATGCAGCACTCTCGGTGGCCATCTGGTCTCTATTCACAGTTACCTGGAAAATCAGGTGGTTCGCGGACTGCTTGACGAAGCGGATGCAAAGTTTGCCTGGATTGGACTCCATGATCCTTCTGCG GACGGAGACTATCAGTGGACTGACGGCTCAATCGTTGATTTTCTCAAGTTTCCCAAGCGACAGCCGGATCATTTTGGTGCCTGCGTGGGCATTTATGCAGCTG gtAAATGGTTTGTTCAGGACTGCGAAAACGAGGAGCCATACGTTTGCGTCAGAGATGCACAGTGCTGTGGCAGCCACTAG